The Prochlorococcus marinus XMU1419 nucleotide sequence TATTATTTTCCTTTCACCAGTTTGGGGTTGATAAGATATTTCTTTTAAATCAAGCATTATTAATTAAATTATAGGTATGAATTTTAATCTAGTAATAACTTACTTATAATAGCTATAGATCTAAAAAGCTATTAAACAATATGAATATTATTTTTAGGGAAGTGGATCCTTTTAATTGTTGGATATGGATAAGGTTTTCAGAATTACCAACTCAAGATGAAAAAAATTATTTAGATGGTGTTTTTGATAGTTGGTACGTTTTAGGAAGGTTAGGTGGATTTAATTCTGAAAATTTGCAAACTCATGAAGAGGGTTCCGATTTAAGTTGGATGTCATATGATAATGACCAAAAAAAAGCATCTCTTCCAGCCTTAATGCATAATTTAGGAATTATGGAATATCAAAACCTGTGGGGAAGATGTTGGGTTGATTTTGGAACTTCAGACTCTATTTCAATAGATATATTAATTAATTCTTTAAATGAGATATCAAATAATTATGTAAAAATTGAGGAGTTAATTATTGGGGGTGAAAATAATGACTGGGCGATTGAAGAACATGAAGATTTAGTTTTCAAAGATTAAGTGTTTTAGATGGAAGACTTAACAAGATTAATTATTTCCCATGAAAGAATTGAAAATATTAAGAACAATAATTTAGAACTTACTAAAGAAGAGGTTCATTATATAAATAAAGTAATGAGGATAAAAAATGGTAAAGAAATATTTATTTCTAACGGAGAAGGTTCATTATGGAAAGCTAAAAAAGTTAAAAATGATTGTTTAGAAATAATTCAATTAAAAAAACCTTACTTATTTCAAGAAAAAGAAAATTACTTATTAGGCATAGCTGTTGTTATACCAAAAAGTGGTTTTGAGGATATTTTAAAAATGTGTACTGAAATAGGAATAGATTTTATACAGCCATTATTTTCAGAAAGACAGGTAAACAAAAATTTAAATTTTTCTAGAAAGCTTTTGAGATGGAATTCAATTATCAAAGAAGCAGTTGAGCAAAGTGAGAGATTATGGAAACCATCTATTTTAAATGGTATGGATATTATTGAATGGCTAAAAAGTAGAAATAATCAAGAAAGAGTTTCGATTTCTATAACTAGAGAAGAAACAATATATGACTTAAATCATTGGTTAAGAAAACAGCAAGAATTTGCAAATAAAAAAGGGGGCATTTTTTGGAATGTAATTGGACCTGAAGGTGGATGGTCCTCTAAAGAAATTGATTTTTTTAATAAAAATAATTTTACCTTTGTTAAACTTTCTGACACTATCTTAAGAACTTCAACGGCTAGTATTAATGCATCATCAATTTTAAATCAGTGGAGAATTGATTTTAAATTAATTAGATAAAAATGAGTTTAATTATAAATGAATTTTTTATAGGCTTTTGCATTAATTTTATTTTGATTTGTATTTTCTGCAAAATTCCTTTGATGACAAAAGGTGGTTGGATTAGTGCAGGCATTTTAGGCACAATTTTGTGGGGATGTTTGTCATGGGAGGGTTGGATATCAGTTGTGTTTTATTTATTATTTGGATCTATCGTAACTAAAGTAGGTTATAAATTTAAAAAAGAACAAGGCATAGCTGAAAAAAGAGGTGGGAGAAGAGGACCTGAAAATGTATGGGGATCTGCAGCTACAGGATTATTTCTTGCAATGATGACTAAATTTAATCCTGCTAATGAAGTTTTTTTTAAAGTAGGTTTTGCTGCAAGTTTTTCAGCGAAATTGGCGGATACTTTTGGTAGTGAAATTGGGAAAAGATTTGGGAAAGATACGTATTTAATTACCTCACTTAAAAAGGTTGAGAGAGGAACTGAAGGAGGGATAAGTATAGAAGGAACTTTAGCTAGTATCTTTGGATCAATATTTATGGCTTTTATAATGCTTCGTCTATCAATTATTTCTACAAAATATCATTTTATAATTGTTATGCTTTCTGGATTTTTGGCAACACTTTCTGAAAGTATTATTGGTGCTAAATTTCAAAATAAATATAAATTGAGTAATGAATTGGTAAATGCTATTCAGACAAGTATTGCTTCTGTTTTTGCTATCTTTGCGCTAATTTTATATTCATATTTTTTAAATTAAAAATATTTGGAAAGACCTATGATTCCTTCCATTTTGTAAGAATCTCCCAGCTCTTCAGTCTTTGGAAAAGCCAGAAATGACCTTCTGAATTTAGATGAATTCCATCATGTGTAATCCAATTTTCACTCCTTTTATCAGAGTACATTTCTCTAAAAGTAGGAAGAAATGGGACATTCTGATTGAGGCATACTTCCTCCATTCTTCTTTCATAAGAATTACAAAAATCATTTGAGTACCATAGACATCCTGCGAACGGCATTTTGCTTTCATCAACAGGTGTCAGACCAATAACAAAGACATTTGTTTGAGATTTCATTTCATTAATTAGCCTCTCTAATCCATATTCAAATCCATCTATATCTAATTGATGTCTTCCATTTTTCTGACCAATTGCTGCAGTGTCGTTAAGACCAACATTTAGCAGGATTGCTTTAGGTTTATTTCTTCTCGTTTCTCCTCTAGATGACCATTCTTTTTCCCATCTAGATGAAACTTTTTCTATCCCATCTCCCCTAACTCCAAGTTGATAAATAACTGGTCCATTGTGGTTATTGCACCAATCTTTTCTAAGCCTTTCACACCATCCACCACCCTCATTATCTCCCCATCCATAAACTGAGCTATCTCCAATTACAACTAGCTGTTTTGGTAAACTAATCACTATAACTGGGAAAAAATAATTACTTGATTTAACAAATTATTCTTACAAATCAAGTTAAACTATTTTTGATTTTACCATTTATTAATTCGCCAACTATTGCGATGGAGCTATAAGCTATCAAAACTATTGTAACTTCTTGCCATGCGAAGGAACTTAGTGATTCTTGCAATTGCCAACCTAGACCAACACTTCCAATGACCCCAACAATTGCAGTTTCTCTAATAATGATGTCAGATCTATAAGCGCAATATGCCAAGTAACTTTTTGCTTGTTGAGAAAATAAACCTAAAAGCCAACTAGTCTTTTTTGAGATTCCCAGAGATTTCATTGCAATGTAATTTCTCCTATCTTGGCTATCTAGATTTGTAAAAAGTAATTTGCTTGTAATGCCAGCGTTGTGAAGACCTAATGTTAAAGCTGCTAAAGATAAAGAAGGATTATTAAAAGTTAATAGAGTTAGAAGTATTAAAGGTGTAGGTATTAAACGTAATAAAAATGCAAAAATTTTTATAAAAATTTTAGAAGTATTATTGTTAAAAATTCCTATTACTAATGGAGGTAAACTAATTGCTATTCCTGTTGATAAAAGACTTAAAATTATTGTTTCTAATATAAGCTTTAAGAAATCAAATAATCCTAAATCTGAGCTTGATTTAAACAGAGAACTGAGGGAATTAAAATTTTCAAAATTATTAAAAATAAAATAAAGAAAATATGAAAAAGAAAATAAAATTGTTATGAAAAAAACTGCAATAAAAAAAATAGATAGGATTTTATTAGTAGTATTAAATTTTATTTTTTTGAATATTAATCCAGAAAGAATTATCAAAATTGCTAAGGACCATAAATAAGTCCATAACTCTCTAAAATTTAAAGTTTGAAAAGATAAAAAAATACTGGTACCTATCCCTCCAATCCCAAAAAGTCCTAAAATAACCGTACTTCTTATTGAACACTCTAATCGATATAAACCAAAGTTTTTAAATGTATTTATTATTGGATTCCATATTAAAGTTAATAAAGATGAAAATTTAGGTGCATTTATTTGATTTATAGATTCAAAACTTTTGTAGTCAATAGTTTCTAATTGTTCAGCAAAAACTTTTGAATTTACAGCAATATAAGGAATACATATAGCAATTATTCCTATTGAAAAATTTATGCCATATATTTGCATTAATATTATTCCCCAAACTAATTCATGAATAGATCTAATTATTGTTAGAAAGAACCTTATTATGCTGTAGAAAAAACTTGGAATATTAAAGATTTTATAAAAAATATTTGAGGATAATATTCCAAAAATTGCTCCAAAAATAATACTTACCAACCAACTAAAAAAACTAATTAAGATAGTTTCATTTAATCGATTAATTACGGTAAGAATAATTTCATTATCGATCTTGGGATTAAATGCAGAAATTAAGAATTCTTGGAATAATTTAAATCCTCCAAAATGAATATTGGTTATTAATTGATACCCCAGAGGTATGCAAACCAAAATTGGAAGAAAAGATAATGAGGTATGGTTTAATTTTAATTTATTCAACAAATTAATATATTTTATCTAAATGAAGCTTCTTTAAGTTAGTTCTTTTGATATTGAAAAAAATTTTACCATCCCTCATTCCAATAACTTTATCGAAATCGTTCAGCAAATCTAATCTATGTAATGCAACTAATGAAGTCTTAGGGTATTTTTTTGTATTATTTTTATCTTCATTTTCTAGCAGCAGATTTTTAATTATAATTATTAATTTGGGATCTAGATTATTAAAAGGCTCATCTGCTAGTAATATATTTGATCCTTGAATTAATGATCTAGCTATAGCCACCCTTTGTTTTTGCCCCCCAGATAGTGTTCTGATTTTTTTGTCGTAAATAGAGTTAGGAAGTCTACATAATTGCATATATTTATGAGCCTTCTTAAAAGAACCTATATTTAGTAAATTTTTAAAAGCGAAATAAAAATTGTTTTCAGCTAGTAGTCCACAATTAACATTTTGTTCTGCAGAGAGATCTTCTATTAATCTTAAATCTTGCCAAATAGTTGTTATCTTACTTTTCTGCTTTATATCTAATTCCTCGAAACTTTTATTGAATAATTTAACCTCACCTTGAGTTGGCTTGATAGTGCCATTAAGTACTGATATAAGCGTAGTTTTTCCTGAACCGCTTTTACCTAAAAGTGCGATTTTCTCCCCAGAATTTATTTTTAAATTTATTTTATTTAGAATCAGATTATTTTTGTATTTGTAAGATATATTTTTTAATTCTAAGAGAGTATTATTCATCTAATTTTATTTAATTTCCTACCGATTTCCTCTATATTTTTATATTGTTTTGCTTCTGCATTTATAAATCTTTTTGCATTGAACATATCTAATATCTCTTTATGTGATTTTTGATTTATATCTAAATTTAGAATTACTGATTTAAGTTCTTTTGTAAACCCTTCCCCGAATCTATTTTCAAGATCCCCTTGAGCTACCCAATGATAGTCAACATATTCTGGGGTGATCCAGAATAATTCTAAATTACTTATTCTTTTGGGATTATTTTTAAGGTTGTTTTTCCAAACTTGTTTATTTAAAGCTCCAGCATCAAATGCCCCACTATTAACTAAAGCTATAGTGGCATCATGACTCCCACTAAAACCTGCTTTTTTCCCTTTAAAGTGTTTAATTTCTACCCCTGCTAGATTTAAAAAATATTCTGGCATTAATCTTCCAGAAGTTGAGTTTTCAGAGCCAAAAGTAAATCTTAAATTCTTTAGTTTTTTAAGCTCTTTAATGTTTGAAATTGAGTTAAGTTCTAAATTTTTGTTTACTATAAAAACACTTTTAAATTCCTTATCGATATCTCTTTGAGCTATGACAATTGAATTAGGAGTTTGTAATCTTGCTTGAACTCCTGATAAACCTCCAAACCAAACTAAATCTAAATCTTTAGTTCTAAATCCAGTTACTGCTGCAACATAATTAGTAACAGGTATGTATTTAACTTTTACATCAAGTTGTTTGGATAATTCTTTTGAAAATAAATTAAATCTTTTGTCCAAAACATCTTGGTTTTGATCTGGTATTGCTCCAACTTTTAAAACTTTAGGATTTGAAAGAACTTGTGATGAAAAAATAGAAAATAAGATAGATGAACTTAGCAGTAAATTTTTTAAATTAATCATTATTGGCTTTAATCAATAATATTTAGAAATTGCTTTTTCAAGCCTTTGTAGTCCATCTTTTATTTTAATCTCTGAAGCGGCACAAGATATTCTTATACATTCGTCAGCCCCAAAAGCTTTTCCAGGTACAACAACTAATCCATAATCTTGAAGAGCTTTGTTGCAGAAATCAACAGAAGTAATTGAAGAGTTAGGTAGTTTTGGAAATGCGTAAAATGCTCCATTAGGTTCTTCAATATAAATACCATTTATATTCTTAAGGCCCTCAAAGAGAAGACTTCTTCTTTGGTCATAATGGGTATTTATCATTGAGAAAAATTCATTATTAATTTTTAAAGCCTCTAAAGCACCTTTTTGCACAAAAGAGCAAACATTACTTGTACTTTGACTTTGTAATGCTGAGGATGCTTTGATTACATCTTTGGAACCTACTAAATAACCTATCCTCCAGCCAGTCATGGCCCATCCTTTCGCAAATCCATTTATTATAAAAATCCTATCTTTTAAGTCATTTGCTAATGAAGATAAACTGTAGTGTTTAAATTCTTTTTTAAGGATTAGTTCGTAAATCTCATCAGATAAAATATTGATATTTGGATTTTCTCTGGCTAATTCGGAAATTTGTAATAATTCTTCCTTTGACATAACTCTT carries:
- a CDS encoding DUF3531 family protein, producing MNIIFREVDPFNCWIWIRFSELPTQDEKNYLDGVFDSWYVLGRLGGFNSENLQTHEEGSDLSWMSYDNDQKKASLPALMHNLGIMEYQNLWGRCWVDFGTSDSISIDILINSLNEISNNYVKIEELIIGGENNDWAIEEHEDLVFKD
- a CDS encoding TIGR00297 family protein; the protein is MSLIINEFFIGFCINFILICIFCKIPLMTKGGWISAGILGTILWGCLSWEGWISVVFYLLFGSIVTKVGYKFKKEQGIAEKRGGRRGPENVWGSAATGLFLAMMTKFNPANEVFFKVGFAASFSAKLADTFGSEIGKRFGKDTYLITSLKKVERGTEGGISIEGTLASIFGSIFMAFIMLRLSIISTKYHFIIVMLSGFLATLSESIIGAKFQNKYKLSNELVNAIQTSIASVFAIFALILYSYFLN
- a CDS encoding ATP-binding cassette domain-containing protein; translated protein: MNNTLLELKNISYKYKNNLILNKINLKINSGEKIALLGKSGSGKTTLISVLNGTIKPTQGEVKLFNKSFEELDIKQKSKITTIWQDLRLIEDLSAEQNVNCGLLAENNFYFAFKNLLNIGSFKKAHKYMQLCRLPNSIYDKKIRTLSGGQKQRVAIARSLIQGSNILLADEPFNNLDPKLIIIIKNLLLENEDKNNTKKYPKTSLVALHRLDLLNDFDKVIGMRDGKIFFNIKRTNLKKLHLDKIY
- a CDS encoding PhnE/PtxC family ABC transporter permease, which produces MNKLKLNHTSLSFLPILVCIPLGYQLITNIHFGGFKLFQEFLISAFNPKIDNEIILTVINRLNETILISFFSWLVSIIFGAIFGILSSNIFYKIFNIPSFFYSIIRFFLTIIRSIHELVWGIILMQIYGINFSIGIIAICIPYIAVNSKVFAEQLETIDYKSFESINQINAPKFSSLLTLIWNPIINTFKNFGLYRLECSIRSTVILGLFGIGGIGTSIFLSFQTLNFRELWTYLWSLAILIILSGLIFKKIKFNTTNKILSIFFIAVFFITILFSFSYFLYFIFNNFENFNSLSSLFKSSSDLGLFDFLKLILETIILSLLSTGIAISLPPLVIGIFNNNTSKIFIKIFAFLLRLIPTPLILLTLLTFNNPSLSLAALTLGLHNAGITSKLLFTNLDSQDRRNYIAMKSLGISKKTSWLLGLFSQQAKSYLAYCAYRSDIIIRETAIVGVIGSVGLGWQLQESLSSFAWQEVTIVLIAYSSIAIVGELINGKIKNSLT
- a CDS encoding putative selenate ABC transporter substrate-binding protein — translated: MINLKNLLLSSSILFSIFSSQVLSNPKVLKVGAIPDQNQDVLDKRFNLFSKELSKQLDVKVKYIPVTNYVAAVTGFRTKDLDLVWFGGLSGVQARLQTPNSIVIAQRDIDKEFKSVFIVNKNLELNSISNIKELKKLKNLRFTFGSENSTSGRLMPEYFLNLAGVEIKHFKGKKAGFSGSHDATIALVNSGAFDAGALNKQVWKNNLKNNPKRISNLELFWITPEYVDYHWVAQGDLENRFGEGFTKELKSVILNLDINQKSHKEILDMFNAKRFINAEAKQYKNIEEIGRKLNKIR
- a CDS encoding pyridoxal phosphate-dependent aminotransferase — encoded protein: MSEVNLSDRALSIEPSLTLQISAKANQLSAEGVDICNLSAGEPDFDAPKEVIEATSKAIFDGFTKYGPAAGNLDLRKAIANKLQIQNDLNYEFENVMVTNGAKQAIYNLFQVLLNTGDEVIIPSPYWLSYPQMVRLAGGKPIFTNSSAEDGFKINIKDLKSKVSSKTKFIIINSPNNPTGRVMSKEELLQISELARENPNINILSDEIYELILKKEFKHYSLSSLANDLKDRIFIINGFAKGWAMTGWRIGYLVGSKDVIKASSALQSQSTSNVCSFVQKGALEALKINNEFFSMINTHYDQRRSLLFEGLKNINGIYIEEPNGAFYAFPKLPNSSITSVDFCNKALQDYGLVVVPGKAFGADECIRISCAASEIKIKDGLQRLEKAISKYY
- a CDS encoding GDSL-type esterase/lipase family protein translates to MISLPKQLVVIGDSSVYGWGDNEGGGWCERLRKDWCNNHNGPVIYQLGVRGDGIEKVSSRWEKEWSSRGETRRNKPKAILLNVGLNDTAAIGQKNGRHQLDIDGFEYGLERLINEMKSQTNVFVIGLTPVDESKMPFAGCLWYSNDFCNSYERRMEEVCLNQNVPFLPTFREMYSDKRSENWITHDGIHLNSEGHFWLFQRLKSWEILTKWKES
- a CDS encoding 16S rRNA (uracil(1498)-N(3))-methyltransferase is translated as MEDLTRLIISHERIENIKNNNLELTKEEVHYINKVMRIKNGKEIFISNGEGSLWKAKKVKNDCLEIIQLKKPYLFQEKENYLLGIAVVIPKSGFEDILKMCTEIGIDFIQPLFSERQVNKNLNFSRKLLRWNSIIKEAVEQSERLWKPSILNGMDIIEWLKSRNNQERVSISITREETIYDLNHWLRKQQEFANKKGGIFWNVIGPEGGWSSKEIDFFNKNNFTFVKLSDTILRTSTASINASSILNQWRIDFKLIR